Proteins encoded within one genomic window of Camelina sativa cultivar DH55 chromosome 19, Cs, whole genome shotgun sequence:
- the LOC104764457 gene encoding uncharacterized protein LOC104764457 has product MVRRNAVHANSSLPSRVWWPQQRRKGKRAVVRLGNRRRGFLVGPPRMVVQRWRANIIGKPMKMMRNIILGIISNGGNVKILNAYLWSLPILRPQLFPLC; this is encoded by the coding sequence ATGGTAAGAAGAAACGCAGTCCATGCCAATTCAAGTCTTCCTTCGAGGGTGTGGTGGCCACAGCAAAGGAGGAAAGGGAAACGAGCCGTGGTGCGGTTAGGAAACCGACGAAGAGGGTTCTTGGTTGGACCACCGAGGATGGTGGTGCAGAGATGGAGGGCGAACATCATAGGAAAGCctatgaagatgatgagaaataTCATTTTGGGGATAATCTCAAACGGTGGAAACGTCAAGATCTTGAATGCTTATCTTTGGTCTTTACCAATTTTACGTCCTCAGTTGTTTCCACTATGTTGA
- the LOC104764458 gene encoding ylmG homolog protein 1-1, chloroplastic-like, translated as MATITPLALRSPVLLPPSSASNPTRFHGFTKRPPPSRLFFPLKPFHSLSIQNPKKSIRIAASVSPITPIFPAAKSTNRSSTLTGSTRSLATLAALTIAVTKILAQKLAPVLAEGLRLSLSTAGPVFFASLRDRPPGYLNTPLTVVAVGIKKWLDIYSGVLMVRVLLSWFPNIPWERQPLSAIRDLCDPYLNLFRNIIPPIFDTLDVSPLLAFSVLGTLGSIVHGST; from the coding sequence ATGGCCACCATCACACCTCTCGCTCTCCGCTCTCCGGTTCTACTTCCTCCTTCATCTGCTTCAAACCCTACCAGATTCCATGGCTTCACCAAACGACCACCACCTTCCCGTCTCTTCTTCCCCCTTAAACCCTTCCATTCTCTATccatccaaaaccctaaaaaatccaTCCGAATCGCCGCATCCGTTTCGCCGATAACACCAATCTTCCCGGCTGCGAAATCAACGAATCGTTCATCCACACTAACCGGGTCAACCCGGTCTCTCGCTACTCTCGCGGCTTTGACAATCGCCGTAACCAAAATCCTAGCTCAAAAACTCGCTCCTGTACTCGCGGAGGGATTACGATTATCACTCAGTACCGCCGGACCCGTCTTCTTCGCGTCGCTCAGAGATCGTCCTCCGGGGTATTTGAACACGCCGCTTACGGTGGTTGCGGTGGGGATAAAGAAGTGGTTAGATATTTACAGTGGGGTTTTGATGGTTAGGGTTTTGCTCAGTTGGTTCCCTAATATCCCGTGGGAAAGACAGCCTTTGTCTGCCATTAGAGATCTCTGTGATCCTTACTTGAATCTGTTTAGGAACATTATTCCTCCTATCTTCGATACGCTTGATGTTAGTCCTTTGCTTGCTTTCTCTGTTCTGGGCACACTTGGGTCGATTGTTCATGGCAGCACTTGA
- the LOC104764459 gene encoding uncharacterized protein LOC104764459 isoform X1, translating to MNFVVKRLGAVLPSLHHSGVSQIRLFRTEAGQPRRRSKLPSLPFKKKEEKSEWWIVDGEMHEIGDHVPPRERFTIPRDNIPNKRRKQLREQFMRRTRLVLKEAEHEPWCKKYMELYNELRENWERLYWDEGYSKKIATDHANYESAEEDDEDFNPYRNRRSSTDQAKQEQGFNRSTQGDNWEKVNQIRDKFEFDRERRMRDKAFAPMNAAPASEDSKDLNWNAQRRPFDAERYTRY from the exons ATGAACTTTGTCGTCAAACGACTGGGCGCCGTTTTGCCGTCGCTACATCACAGCGGCGTTTCACAGATCCGACTCTTCAGAACAGAGGCAGGTCAGCCAAGACGGCGAAGCAAGTTGCCTTCTCTTCCGttcaagaagaaggaagagaaatcCGAATGGTGGATCGTCGACGGAGAGATGCACGAGATTGGCGATCACGTCCCTCCTCGTGAGCGATTCACAATCCCTAGAGACAACATCCCGAATAAACGCCGTAAGCAGCTCCGTGAGCAGTTCATGCGCCGCACTCGCCTTGTCCTTAAAGAAGCG GAACATGAGCCATGGTGCAAAAAGTATATGGAACTATATAATGAGCTTAGAGAGAACTGGGAGAGGCTTTATTGGGATGAAGGATATTCAAAGAAAATTGCGACTGATCATGCTAATTATGAGTctgctgaagaagatgatgaagattttaATCCATACAG GAACAGGCGGTCGTCCACCGATCAAGCAAAG CAGGAGCAAGGGTTTAACAGAAGTACACAAGGTGATAACTGGGAGAAAGTCAATCAGATCAGAGACAAATTTGAGTTTGATAGAGAAAGGAGAATGAGAGATAAAG CCTTTGCACCAATGAATGCAGCACCGGCCTCTGAAGACTCTAAGGACTTGAATTGGAATGCACAAAGAAGGCCCTTTGATGCTGAGAGATACACAAGATATTGA
- the LOC104764459 gene encoding uncharacterized protein LOC104764459 isoform X2: protein MNFVVKRLGAVLPSLHHSGVSQIRLFRTEAGQPRRRSKLPSLPFKKKEEKSEWWIVDGEMHEIGDHVPPRERFTIPRDNIPNKRRKQLREQFMRRTRLVLKEAEHEPWCKKYMELYNELRENWERLYWDEGYSKKIATDHANYESAEEDDEDFNPYRNRRSSTDQAKEQGFNRSTQGDNWEKVNQIRDKFEFDRERRMRDKAFAPMNAAPASEDSKDLNWNAQRRPFDAERYTRY, encoded by the exons ATGAACTTTGTCGTCAAACGACTGGGCGCCGTTTTGCCGTCGCTACATCACAGCGGCGTTTCACAGATCCGACTCTTCAGAACAGAGGCAGGTCAGCCAAGACGGCGAAGCAAGTTGCCTTCTCTTCCGttcaagaagaaggaagagaaatcCGAATGGTGGATCGTCGACGGAGAGATGCACGAGATTGGCGATCACGTCCCTCCTCGTGAGCGATTCACAATCCCTAGAGACAACATCCCGAATAAACGCCGTAAGCAGCTCCGTGAGCAGTTCATGCGCCGCACTCGCCTTGTCCTTAAAGAAGCG GAACATGAGCCATGGTGCAAAAAGTATATGGAACTATATAATGAGCTTAGAGAGAACTGGGAGAGGCTTTATTGGGATGAAGGATATTCAAAGAAAATTGCGACTGATCATGCTAATTATGAGTctgctgaagaagatgatgaagattttaATCCATACAG GAACAGGCGGTCGTCCACCGATCAAGCAAAG GAGCAAGGGTTTAACAGAAGTACACAAGGTGATAACTGGGAGAAAGTCAATCAGATCAGAGACAAATTTGAGTTTGATAGAGAAAGGAGAATGAGAGATAAAG CCTTTGCACCAATGAATGCAGCACCGGCCTCTGAAGACTCTAAGGACTTGAATTGGAATGCACAAAGAAGGCCCTTTGATGCTGAGAGATACACAAGATATTGA
- the LOC104764461 gene encoding uncharacterized protein LOC104764461, whose amino-acid sequence MVRRNAVHAISSLPSRVWWPQQRRKGKRAVVRLGNRRRGFLVGPPRMVVQRWRMNIIGKPMKLMRYIILGIISNGGNVKILNAYLWSLPILRPQLFSLC is encoded by the coding sequence ATGGTAAGAAGAAACGCAGTCCATGCCATTTCAAGTCTTCCTTCGAGGGTCTGGTGGCCACAGCAAAGGAGGAAAGGAAAACGAGCCGTGGTGCGGTTAGGAAACCGACGAAGAGGGTTCTTGGTTGGACCACCGAGGATGGTGGTGCAGAGATGGAGAATGAACATCATAGGAAAGCCGATGAAGTTGATGAGATATATCATTTTGGGGATAATCTCAAACGGTGGAAACGTCAAGATCTTGAATGCTTACCTTTGGTCTTTACCAATTTTACGTCCTCAGTTGTTTTCACTATGTTGA
- the LOC104764460 gene encoding importin subunit alpha-6-like, giving the protein MQTQAVISSALPGLLNILDSTYNNPYVQMSIKKETCCAVSNITAGNTSHIQQVIQAGLIKPLLELLQTGELDVKKEALWAISNATSGGNHDQIKFLVRQGCIKPLCDLLTCPDPRVVTAALEGLYKILKVAEAEKKAVDGYKYAQMIDDAGGLKKIEDLKSHDNTDEKIVKFLELYWLVRIWEG; this is encoded by the exons ATGCAGACTCAG GCAGTTATAAGCAGTGCGCTTCCTGGTCTGTTAAACATATTGGACAGCACATACAACAACCCATACGTACAGATGAGCATCAAGAAGGAAACTTGCTGCGCTGTCTCTAACATTACAGCTGGGAACACAAGTCATATTCAA CAAGTGATTCAAGCTGGCCTTATTAAGCCTCTGTTGGAGCTGCTTCAGACCGGTGAGTTGGACGTAAAAAAGGAAGCACTTTGGGCAATTTCTAATGCAACTTCTGGTGGCAATCATGACcaaatcaa GTTTCTCGTGAGGCAAGGCTGCATTAAACCGCTGTGTGATCTCCTGACGTGTCCTGATCCAAGGGTCGTCACAGCGGCTTTGGAAGGTCTATACAAGATTCTGAAAGTTGCCGAAGCCGAGAAGAAGGCAGTAGACGGTTATAAGTATGCCCAGATGATTGATGACGCAGGAGGTTTGAAGAAGATTGAGGATCTTAAAAGTCACGATAATACTGACGAGAAGATTGTGAAATTCCTCGAGTTGTATTGGCTTGTCAG GATTTGGGAGGGTTAG
- the LOC104764465 gene encoding UPF0725 protein At1g02770-like, with product MDFTVISRFGAEHHEMLCREVNDYWRRLDESDRFDVEGIEAPLGAIPLIAYDCQRRCPVLVKRYASAGLHRYNMLEGTNFKLGAVTKYNKLQNFVSPYYITLLAQDSVSGSHQTFQVLVDEQRVGRLDIIVEIARPRGMTTKEPHIPSFSVADELPQWPDSFSDTNRFYLMKQSEFLNNDWIYLYLELVLCKIERVGISDSDLSKLKIVKAVIETKEDMLPPDEILNAKTAVVYITFKGMAKAQVAGEHDERKAIVRRILNEDTGRLSLMGHLIGENPYIDIDPVTFFNSPAHTDAVRRAPELLLPPYMLPAAAVYGSRICCRRICVNFQIWVKLSSYILCVFWIFQICVSHET from the exons atggatttcaCCGTGATTTCGAGGTTTGGGGCTGAACATCACGAGATGTTATGCCGTGAGGTGAACGATTACTGGCGTCGACTGGATGAATCCGAT CGTTTCGATGTCGAGGGAATCGAAGCACCACTAGGGGCCATTCCACTGATAGCCTACGACTGTCAACGGCGGTGTCCCGTCTTGGTCAAACGTTATGCTAGTGCGGGGCTTCATCGTTACAATATGTTGGAG GGGACAAACTTCAAGCTCGGGGCCGTTACGAAATATAACAAGTTGCAGAATTTTGTGTCCCCTTACTACATCACTTTGCTTGCACAAGATTCGGTTAGCGGTTCGCATCAAACTTTTCAGGTTCTTGTTGATGAACAACGTGTGGGCAGGTTGGACATAATCGTTGAAATTGCTAGACCTAGAG GTATGACCACCAAGGAACCCCACATACCTAGTTTTTCAGTGGCTGATGAATTGCCTCAGTGGCCGGATTCTTTCAGTGATACAAACCGATTTTACCTG aTGAAGCAATCGGAGTTTCTAAACAATGATTGGATTTATCTGTATTTGGAACTTGTACTCTGTAAAATTGAGAGGGTCGGTATCTCAGAT AGCGATCTGTCCAAGCTGAAGATTGTGAAAGCCGTGATAGAAACCAAGGAAGATATGCTGCCGCCAGATGAGATACTCAACGCCAAAACTGCAGTGGTCTACATTACTTTTAAGGGCATGGCCAAGGCTCAGGTTGCTGGTGAGCATGATGAACGTAAAGCTATAGTTAGAAGAATCCTCAATGAGGATACAGGACGATTGTCTCTCATGGGTCACTTGATTGGAGAGAATCCATACATAGACATTGACCCTGTTACTTTTTTCAACTCTCCCGCACATACAGACGCTGTGCGTCGTGCTCCGGAGCTGCTGCTGCCGCCGTATATGCTGCCTGCTGCCGCCGTATATGGGTCACGTATATGCTGCCGCCGTATATGCGTTAACTTTCAAATATGGGTTAAACTAAGCAgttatattttgtgtgttttctggATTTTTCAAATATGTGTAAGCCATGAAACGTAA
- the LOC104764467 gene encoding uncharacterized protein LOC104764467: MIVMKRFQVFTVMLLMVFVQSGLVRETLGHPCGRTILSALIQLVPCRPSLAPFSTLRPNELCCAAIKTLGQPCLRVLAKGPPIVGVNRTLALHLPGKCSANFPLFSVSPCQFFLELFY, translated from the coding sequence ATGATTGTAATGAAAAGGTTTCAGGTTTTTACAGTGATGCTACTTATGGTTTTTGTCCAATCAGGTCTGGTGAGAGAGACTCTGGGACACCCATGTGGTCGAACAATTTTGTCGGCTTTGATTCAGCTAGTGCCTTGTAGACCATCACTGGCTCCGTTTAGCACATTGCGTCCGAACGAGCTATGTTGCGCTGCCATCAAGACACTTGGTCAACCTTGTCTACGTGTTCTTGCCAAGGGACCACCCATCGTTGGCGTTAACCGGACCCTAGCTCTCCATTTACCTGGAAAGTGTTCTGCCAATTTCCCTCTTTTTTCTGTCTCTccttgtcaattttttttggaactaTTTTACTAG
- the LOC104764468 gene encoding uncharacterized protein LOC104764468, producing MLRIIQIALLCLVLAAGISISAVIAENESIDEILLANGLPLGIFPKGVKGFSVNGETGRFSVYLNQSCQAKYETELHYNASISGTIGYAQISDLSGIKAQELFLWFPVKGIRVDVPSSGLIFFDVGVVRKQYSLALFETPRDCVAVRNDNKVQSSMLPLYHIDETLGRDIV from the exons ATGCTTCGTATCATCCAAATCGCTCTGCTTTGTCTCGTTCTCGCCGCCGGGATCTCGATCTCCGCCGTGATCGCAGAGAACGAGTCTATAGACGAGATCCTTCTAGCGAACGGATTGCCTCTGGGGATATTTCCGAAAGGAGTAAAAGGGTTTAGCGTTAACGGCGAAACAGGACGCTTCTCTGTTTATTTGAATCAGTCATGTCAGGCTAAGTACGAGACCGAGCTGCATTACAACGCGAGTATCTCCGGTACGATAGGTTACGCTCAAATATCGGATTTATCTGGAATCAAGGCGCAGGAGCTGTTCTTGTGGTTTCCGGTTAAAGGAATCCGTGTTGACGTGCCTAGCTCTGGTCTCATATTCTTTGATGTTGGTGTTGTTCGCAAGCAATACTCTTTGGCTTTGTTTGAGACACCTAGAGACTGTGTTGCTGTTCGTAATGATAACAAG GTTCAGTCTTCTATGTTGCCATTGTATCATATAGATGAAACTCTTGGGAGAGACATTGTTTAG
- the LOC104764469 gene encoding uncharacterized protein LOC104764469 isoform X1 — protein MIRIVQIAFLLCLVLAVAGISISAAISENESIYEILQANGLPQGIFPKGVKEFNYDAATGRFSVYLDQACDAKYETELHYDANITGTIGSSQISDLSGISAQELFLWFPVKGIRVDVPSSGLIYFDVGVVRKQYSLSLFETPRDCVAVNKVQSLMLPLYHVDQNLGRNVI, from the exons ATGATTCGTATTGTTCAAATCGCGTTTCTTCTTTGTCTGGTTCTCGCCGTCGCCGGGATCTCGATCTCTGCGGCGATTTCAGAGAACGAGTCTATATACGAGATCCTCCAGGCGAATGGTTTGCCGCAGGGGATATTCCCGAAAGGCGTCAAAGAATTCAACTACGACGCCGCAACGGGACGCTTCTCGGTTTATTTGGATCAGGCGTGCGATGCTAAATACGAGACTGAGCTGCATTACGACGCTAATATAACCGGGACGATCGGTTCATCTCAAATCTCGGATTTATCTGGAATCTCGGCGCAGGAGCTCTTCTTGTGGTTTCCGGTTAAAGGAATCCGAGTCGACGTCCCGAGCTCTGGTCTTATATACTTTGACGTTGGTGTCGTTCGCAAGCAATactctttgtctctttttgaGACACCTAGAGATTGTGTTGCGGTTAACAAG GTTCAGTCTCTTATGTTGCCATTGTATCATGTAGATCAAAATCTTGGGAGAAACGTTATTTAG
- the LOC104764469 gene encoding uncharacterized protein LOC104764469 isoform X2, with protein MIRIVQIAFLLCLVLAVAGISISAAISENESIYEILQANGLPQGIFPKGVKEFNYDAATGRFSVYLDQACDAKYETELHYDANITGTIGSSQISDLSGISAQELFLWFPVKGIRVDVPSSGLIYFDVGVVRKQYSLSLFETPRDCVAVNKSLMLPLYHVDQNLGRNVI; from the exons ATGATTCGTATTGTTCAAATCGCGTTTCTTCTTTGTCTGGTTCTCGCCGTCGCCGGGATCTCGATCTCTGCGGCGATTTCAGAGAACGAGTCTATATACGAGATCCTCCAGGCGAATGGTTTGCCGCAGGGGATATTCCCGAAAGGCGTCAAAGAATTCAACTACGACGCCGCAACGGGACGCTTCTCGGTTTATTTGGATCAGGCGTGCGATGCTAAATACGAGACTGAGCTGCATTACGACGCTAATATAACCGGGACGATCGGTTCATCTCAAATCTCGGATTTATCTGGAATCTCGGCGCAGGAGCTCTTCTTGTGGTTTCCGGTTAAAGGAATCCGAGTCGACGTCCCGAGCTCTGGTCTTATATACTTTGACGTTGGTGTCGTTCGCAAGCAATactctttgtctctttttgaGACACCTAGAGATTGTGTTGCGGTTAACAAG TCTCTTATGTTGCCATTGTATCATGTAGATCAAAATCTTGGGAGAAACGTTATTTAG
- the LOC104764470 gene encoding uncharacterized protein LOC104764470 isoform X1, translating to MATTLQKLSSQIHRLSPFVRSLTVRTSATSAPSPSSLGSKKVSDRIVKLSAIDPDGYKQDIIGLSGQTLLRALTHTGLIDPASHRLDDIEACSAECEVQIAEEWLEKLPPRSYDEEYVLKRSSRSRVLNKHSRLGCQVVLTQELQGMVVAVPEAKPWDIP from the coding sequence ATGGCGACGACTCTCCAGAAACTCTCCTCTCAAATCCACCGCCTCTCTCCATTCGTCAGATCCCTAACCGTCCGCACCTCCGCCACATCTGCTCCTTCTCCGTCGTCTCTGGGATCTAAGAAAGTCTCCGACCGAATCGTCAAGCTTTCTGCGATCGATCCAGATGGTTACAAGCAAGATATCATTGGGCTCTCTGGCCAGACTCTCCTTCGTGCGCTCACTCACACCGGTCTGATCGATCCGGCGTCGCATCGATTAGACGACATCGAGGCTTGCTCTGCTGAGTGCGAGGTTCAGATCGCTGAGGAATGGCTCGAGAAACTCCCTCCGCGTAGCTACGACGAGGAGTATGTCCTGAAGCGTAGCTCTAGATCCCGTGTTTTGAACAAACACTCTCGTCTTGGTTGCCAAGTTGTGTTAACCCAGGAGCTTCAAGGTATGGTCGTCGCCGTCCCTGAAGCTAAGCCTTGGGACATCCCGTAA